Genomic segment of Polycladomyces abyssicola:
AGCAGGAAGCGAGTGTTCCGCTCCTCTTGGCCGGGGATCGGACGGCAAATGACCAACGGTAGTCCGGCTGCCAACGCTTCGGAACTGGTCAACCCTCCCGGTTTGGACACAATCCAATCGGACGCATTCATCCATTGTGCCATCCGATCCACAAATCCCAACACGCGCACCTGGTCCGCATCGCCGAAACGATCGGTCAACCGTCGAAACAGGGATTCATTTTTTCCCGTCACGACCACCAACTGCACCTCTGGCCAATCGCGACAAAATGATGTCAAGCACGCTTCCATCGGACCCAAGCCCACGCCCCCGCCCATGATCAGCACCGTCAAACGCTGGCCATCTAGCCCCAGCATCTGCCGAAGCTCGGACTTGGCCGGTTGTTGCACGGAAAAAGCAGGGTCAATGGGAATGCCCGTGACATGAATCCGGCTGGGAGTGATGCCAAAACGTTGACGCAGGCGTTGTTCCACCCGTTCATGGGCCACCAGATAAAAATCGACAGCGGGGTCAACCCAAAAACCGTTGACATCGAAATCGGTGATGGCTGCACCCAATGCGAACGGCCGTTTCATCCGTCCCTTGATTCTGCCCATCGCACTCAAACATAACGCATGTGTACAAACCACTGCACGGGGTTGTACTTGTTCGACCCAGTCTTTGAGCCGCTTGGCCACTACTTTCCCCAGCGGTGTTTTGAACCAGTGACTCAGTTCCCCTTCTCTGCGGTATGCCGCTCCCCACAGATGTGGCGCATACTGCAAGGTGTGGAGATAACATTTGCGGACCATCTGCTCCAGAGAAGGGTTGACCAATGGCATACCGCAAGCGATTTCCGTCTGGAGCTGGGGAGCGGTGTGCGCCAACCCTTTTTGAATGGCTTGTGCCGCTTTGAAATGGCCATTGCCGCCGATCTGCTCCGTCAAAATCAACACTTTGTCCGTCATGGCTCCTCACCATCAAGATAACGCTGTAACAAGCGCGCTTTGGAAATGTAGACCCGTTTGGGGACCAAGGGGCCATTGCCCGTTTTCAGCCGTTTCCACCCTTCGGGATGGCAGTTGGATAAAATGAATTTAAAAAAACAGGTTTTATATGCCACATACCAATTGCCGGGCACATCCGCCACGTCAAACCCCAAGTGTTGCGATCCCCGGTGCAAAAATGTGGTTCCCATCAATATCCGGATTTGACCCGATCGCGGGTGATCAGCTACGAAACGCGCCAATGTGGGGAGAGATTGGCGTACTTCGGTCAGCACCCTCAACGCCAATTTGACGTCATCTCCCTCATG
This window contains:
- a CDS encoding MGDG synthase family glycosyltransferase; translated protein: MTDKVLILTEQIGGNGHFKAAQAIQKGLAHTAPQLQTEIACGMPLVNPSLEQMVRKCYLHTLQYAPHLWGAAYRREGELSHWFKTPLGKVVAKRLKDWVEQVQPRAVVCTHALCLSAMGRIKGRMKRPFALGAAITDFDVNGFWVDPAVDFYLVAHERVEQRLRQRFGITPSRIHVTGIPIDPAFSVQQPAKSELRQMLGLDGQRLTVLIMGGGVGLGPMEACLTSFCRDWPEVQLVVVTGKNESLFRRLTDRFGDADQVRVLGFVDRMAQWMNASDWIVSKPGGLTSSEALAAGLPLVICRPIPGQEERNTRFLLHQRVAVRQDSPSAIPRQMQSMQTEDAQWLRMRTKALELGRPDSALRAADVILSIM
- a CDS encoding YkoP family protein; the protein is MSGGLLSAWRLWDQVYYHCTRLQYVDRENQNMFRVVIKPYHGPTLTTSDGVVLHRGDWYAKLHLHNCLLAHILRRHEGDDVKLALRVLTEVRQSLPTLARFVADHPRSGQIRILMGTTFLHRGSQHLGFDVADVPGNWYVAYKTCFFKFILSNCHPEGWKRLKTGNGPLVPKRVYISKARLLQRYLDGEEP